The Candidatus Nitrosymbiomonas proteolyticus genome has a segment encoding these proteins:
- a CDS encoding butyryl-CoA dehydrogenase, translated as MDFSPTPEHALIRESARKFALDAVLPGLRERDANADPSPEFLERLGEGGFAGVSLPAKYGGMDTDYISLGIVCEEFERVDTSARVVMSVHSGLHSLTLLQWGTNEQKRRWLPLLAKGSRIGGFGLTEPNAGSDAINIQTRAAKEGSDYLLTGEKTWISLSDYAHQFLVIARLEGGGHVALIVERDMPGFSSRPLKGKLGVRAGNTGQIFFDNVRVPAENRLGDDGDGFRVAMSALDHGRYTVASGAVGIIQACLDACVPYANDRKVGGEPIGKKQLVQQMIASMVQGRDIGRLLYYQVGWMKNTGARHTREVSLAKWTNCAAAFDAAHKAVEIHGAYGYCDEFPVERYFRNSRGAMIYEGTHEIHTILQAEYELGYREDRPLKRTLPSWPFPESV; from the coding sequence ATGGACTTCTCTCCCACACCCGAACACGCCTTGATCCGCGAGTCTGCCAGGAAGTTCGCGCTCGACGCGGTCTTGCCCGGACTCCGCGAGCGAGACGCCAACGCAGATCCCTCGCCTGAATTCCTCGAGCGCCTTGGCGAGGGTGGGTTTGCCGGCGTCAGCCTCCCCGCGAAGTACGGAGGCATGGATACCGACTACATCTCGCTGGGCATCGTCTGCGAGGAGTTCGAGCGGGTGGACACCAGCGCGAGGGTCGTGATGAGCGTGCATAGCGGACTCCACAGCCTGACTCTCTTGCAGTGGGGCACCAACGAACAAAAGCGCCGGTGGCTTCCGCTGCTCGCCAAAGGATCTCGAATCGGCGGCTTTGGACTCACCGAGCCGAACGCGGGGTCGGACGCGATCAACATTCAGACCCGCGCTGCGAAAGAGGGAAGCGACTACCTCTTGACCGGCGAGAAGACTTGGATCAGCCTGAGCGACTACGCTCATCAGTTTCTTGTGATCGCCCGGCTCGAAGGAGGAGGCCACGTCGCGCTCATCGTCGAGCGGGACATGCCGGGGTTCTCGTCAAGGCCACTCAAGGGCAAACTTGGCGTTCGCGCGGGCAACACGGGGCAGATCTTCTTCGATAACGTCCGAGTCCCCGCAGAAAACAGGCTCGGCGACGACGGCGACGGTTTTCGAGTGGCCATGTCTGCGCTCGATCATGGCCGGTACACGGTCGCTTCGGGCGCGGTGGGGATCATTCAGGCCTGCCTCGACGCTTGCGTGCCCTACGCGAACGACCGCAAGGTGGGCGGCGAACCCATTGGAAAGAAGCAACTCGTGCAGCAGATGATCGCTTCCATGGTCCAAGGCCGGGATATCGGCAGGCTTCTTTACTATCAGGTCGGGTGGATGAAGAACACGGGCGCACGTCACACGCGCGAGGTTTCGCTGGCGAAGTGGACGAACTGCGCCGCGGCCTTCGACGCGGCCCACAAAGCGGTCGAGATTCATGGCGCGTATGGCTATTGCGACGAGTTCCCGGTCGAGCGCTACTTCCGCAACTCGCGGGGCGCGATGATCTATGAGGGGACCCACGAGATTCACACGATCTTGCAGGCGGAGTACGAATTGGGCTATCGGGAGGATCGGCCGTTGAAGCGCACGCTTCCCTCCTGGCCCTTCCCTGAGAGCGTGTAG
- a CDS encoding RRM domain containing RNA-binding protein, whose amino-acid sequence MATKTLYVGNLPYSLTETDLTSAFANFGGRNARIIEGRGFGFVDIESEQMEAAVSAMNGKEMSGRTLTVNEARPKEDRPRDNYRSGGGGGGGYSSGNRGGGGGGKRRSW is encoded by the coding sequence ATGGCTACAAAAACACTCTACGTGGGCAATTTGCCCTACTCCCTCACCGAAACTGACCTGACCAGCGCATTCGCGAACTTCGGCGGCCGAAACGCCCGCATCATCGAGGGACGAGGCTTCGGCTTCGTCGACATCGAGTCCGAGCAAATGGAAGCAGCAGTTTCCGCGATGAACGGAAAGGAGATGTCCGGAAGGACGCTCACCGTCAACGAAGCGCGGCCCAAGGAAGATCGACCCCGTGACAACTACCGCTCCGGCGGCGGTGGCGGCGGCGGATACTCCAGTGGAAACCGCGGCGGGGGTGGCGGAGGCAAACGAAGGAGCTGGTAG
- a CDS encoding protein translocase subunit SecD produces MQSRSYIFLLIVLGLAALSGWIFSREQVKYGLDVQGGVRFTYEMDLSSLTQDQRQSLDLVRANTIRIMNSRVSSALGVVEGTVQPKGLDQIIVELPGETDIAKARGVLSTTASIEFYWAKTVATRTAGFRKYTGGEIGTYNGSPGIYFSLRANAEKLIEPGAPEYLEMIRSWGEPILQGGDLKRASAQQVGGGYQPYMEFTAEGARKLKSWSQRVLNRGEHLAAVLDNVVISIAPVKDGVVLSDNAIIDGTFDTGYVKTLVDLLNAGALPVTLKEIQSEKVDPTIGKQALSMIYQAGMWAFGFTIAFLLIYYVFPGFVAMLALALYALFTITALKLIGATFSLAAIAGFILSVGMAVDANILVFERLKEELRGGKTLAAAIELGFKRALPAIVDSNACTILTSLVLMILGTGPVKGFATTLIIGVAISLFTAVTITRSLLKFFVGSGLGANEKWYGLSRQWFGEKLEAEADRRQMPIVQKRNVFFLISGLVILPGLIAVGMGGIKRNVEFLGGYEVSVRMGDRQETTAQLVANLEKAGISGGNVKLAGEGSNRLAYITVGEVKGTDDVEAAKIKIAEAAGFTAGDVAGGQNVGPTIQQEMVRNAILGVIISSILIVLYLAIRFGFALGGFPVGLRFSFAVIMALLHDVLLVVGLAAIFGFALGWEISGLFVTAMLTVIGFSTHDSIVIFDRIRENLRRHIPGEDIGTLINRSVTQSIARSINTSGVVIVSLILLIAIGSATPDLKFFNTVMLCGIVAGTYSSIWNAAPILYVLDRWFAKSRGEHATLLGITAQELKAQRILSQTARPAGQASEPTEDTGYGQVRRRKAKPTGEQEIED; encoded by the coding sequence TTGCAGTCTCGCAGTTATATCTTTCTTCTCATCGTACTGGGGCTCGCTGCCCTGTCTGGATGGATTTTCAGTCGCGAACAGGTCAAGTACGGCCTCGACGTGCAAGGGGGCGTTAGGTTCACCTACGAAATGGACCTTTCGAGCCTCACTCAGGATCAGCGACAAAGCCTGGACCTCGTTCGGGCGAACACCATTCGGATCATGAACTCCCGCGTCTCTTCGGCGCTCGGCGTCGTTGAAGGGACCGTTCAACCCAAGGGCCTCGACCAGATCATCGTCGAACTTCCGGGTGAGACCGACATCGCCAAGGCGCGCGGAGTTCTCAGCACGACGGCTTCGATCGAGTTCTATTGGGCCAAGACGGTCGCTACGCGAACGGCGGGATTCCGCAAGTACACCGGCGGCGAGATCGGCACCTACAACGGCAGCCCTGGTATCTACTTCTCGCTCCGAGCCAACGCGGAGAAGCTCATCGAACCGGGCGCGCCCGAGTACCTTGAGATGATTCGGAGTTGGGGCGAGCCGATCCTACAGGGCGGAGACCTCAAAAGGGCTAGCGCTCAGCAGGTCGGGGGTGGCTACCAGCCCTACATGGAGTTTACGGCGGAGGGCGCGCGCAAACTCAAGTCATGGAGCCAAAGGGTGCTGAATCGAGGCGAGCATCTGGCCGCCGTCCTCGATAACGTCGTCATCAGCATCGCGCCGGTCAAGGATGGAGTGGTCCTTTCGGACAACGCCATCATCGACGGAACCTTCGATACCGGCTACGTGAAGACCTTGGTGGACCTTCTGAATGCGGGCGCGCTTCCAGTGACGCTGAAGGAGATCCAAAGTGAGAAGGTCGATCCGACCATCGGCAAGCAAGCGCTGAGCATGATCTACCAAGCCGGAATGTGGGCGTTCGGATTCACGATCGCATTCTTGCTGATTTACTACGTCTTTCCTGGCTTCGTCGCGATGTTGGCGCTGGCGCTGTACGCACTATTCACGATCACCGCTTTGAAGCTGATCGGCGCGACGTTCTCGCTTGCGGCCATCGCAGGCTTCATCCTCTCGGTGGGCATGGCGGTCGACGCGAACATCCTCGTTTTCGAGCGACTGAAAGAGGAGTTGCGAGGGGGGAAAACGCTGGCCGCCGCGATCGAACTCGGGTTCAAACGGGCCTTACCGGCCATTGTGGACTCGAACGCCTGTACGATCCTTACGTCTTTGGTGCTGATGATTCTCGGAACGGGCCCGGTAAAGGGCTTCGCCACGACCCTCATCATCGGCGTCGCGATTTCGCTGTTTACCGCGGTCACGATCACCCGATCCTTGCTCAAGTTCTTCGTGGGATCGGGTTTGGGAGCCAACGAAAAGTGGTATGGCCTTTCGAGGCAATGGTTTGGAGAAAAGCTCGAAGCCGAGGCGGATCGAAGGCAGATGCCGATCGTCCAGAAGCGTAACGTGTTCTTCCTGATTTCGGGCTTAGTGATCTTGCCGGGCCTGATCGCGGTGGGCATGGGAGGCATCAAACGCAACGTCGAGTTCCTTGGCGGATACGAAGTGTCCGTCCGGATGGGCGACCGGCAAGAGACGACTGCCCAACTCGTGGCGAACCTGGAAAAGGCGGGGATATCGGGCGGCAACGTCAAGCTCGCGGGCGAGGGCTCGAACCGGCTCGCTTATATCACGGTCGGCGAGGTGAAGGGGACTGACGATGTCGAGGCCGCCAAGATCAAGATCGCCGAAGCGGCAGGATTCACAGCGGGGGACGTCGCCGGAGGGCAAAATGTCGGCCCGACGATTCAGCAAGAGATGGTTCGAAACGCGATCTTGGGCGTGATCATCAGCTCGATCCTTATCGTGCTGTACCTTGCGATCCGCTTCGGATTCGCGCTCGGCGGGTTTCCGGTCGGGCTTCGGTTCAGTTTCGCCGTCATCATGGCCTTGCTTCACGACGTGCTACTCGTCGTTGGGCTCGCGGCGATCTTCGGATTCGCTTTGGGCTGGGAAATCAGCGGCCTTTTCGTTACGGCGATGCTGACGGTGATCGGCTTCTCGACCCACGACTCGATCGTTATCTTCGACCGTATTCGAGAAAACCTGAGGCGGCACATTCCGGGCGAGGACATCGGCACCCTCATCAATCGATCGGTCACCCAGTCGATCGCGCGGTCGATCAACACGTCCGGCGTCGTGATCGTTTCGCTGATCCTGCTGATCGCCATAGGTTCCGCGACGCCCGATCTCAAGTTTTTCAACACCGTGATGCTGTGCGGCATCGTTGCGGGTACCTATTCGTCCATTTGGAACGCCGCGCCGATCCTGTACGTCTTGGACCGGTGGTTTGCGAAGTCTCGTGGCGAACACGCGACGTTGCTCGGTATCACGGCACAGGAACTCAAGGCCCAGCGCATCCTCTCCCAAACCGCCCGTCCGGCGGGGCAGGCTTCGGAGCCGACAGAAGACACGGGATACGGCCAGGTCCGACGCCGAAAGGCCAAACCCACGGGCGAGCAAGAGATCGAGGATTAG
- a CDS encoding GTPase Era, translating to MAFRSGIVALMGKPNVGKSTLTNALVGQKVSIVGSRPQTTRRRALGIVHGPNFQFGLVDTPGIHEPHTQLGKAMVDQAKSAVQDVDVIVVVVDSSSRPDALDQSLAELLGSQSLKATPVILCLNKMDRLRAEHVQAHVELYCQLFRTEKYMLTRATTGDNLSKLCGLIVGELPEQPPLFGDEDFTDQSARFLVSELIREKVLLKSRQEIPYATAVLIEQWEEEPNLLRIGASLLVERASQKGILIGKHGAFIKAVGQEARAEIEALLGRHVYLDLHVGVRENWRMSPRVLRELEYME from the coding sequence ATGGCTTTTCGCTCCGGAATCGTGGCGCTGATGGGCAAGCCGAACGTGGGCAAGAGCACGCTCACGAACGCCCTCGTGGGGCAGAAGGTCTCGATCGTGGGGTCCCGTCCCCAGACGACGCGGCGGCGCGCTCTTGGGATCGTCCACGGCCCCAACTTTCAGTTCGGGCTCGTCGATACGCCCGGCATCCACGAACCTCACACGCAACTGGGCAAGGCGATGGTGGACCAGGCGAAGTCCGCGGTGCAGGACGTCGATGTCATCGTCGTCGTCGTGGACTCTTCCAGCAGACCCGACGCGCTCGACCAAAGCCTCGCGGAGCTTCTTGGCTCGCAGTCCTTGAAGGCGACGCCGGTGATCCTGTGCCTGAACAAGATGGACCGGCTCAGAGCCGAACACGTCCAAGCGCACGTCGAACTCTATTGCCAGCTCTTTAGGACTGAGAAGTATATGCTCACCCGGGCAACGACAGGCGACAACCTCTCCAAACTCTGCGGCCTCATCGTGGGCGAGCTTCCCGAGCAGCCCCCGCTCTTTGGCGACGAGGACTTCACCGACCAGTCGGCCCGGTTCCTGGTGAGCGAGCTGATTCGGGAGAAGGTCTTGCTCAAATCGCGCCAAGAAATCCCCTACGCGACGGCCGTCCTGATCGAGCAATGGGAGGAAGAGCCGAACTTGCTCCGCATCGGCGCGAGCCTTCTCGTCGAGCGAGCGAGCCAGAAAGGAATCCTCATCGGCAAGCATGGGGCCTTCATCAAGGCCGTGGGACAAGAAGCGCGGGCGGAGATTGAGGCCCTCCTGGGACGACACGTATACCTCGACCTTCACGTAGGAGTTCGTGAGAATTGGCGAATGTCGCCTCGCGTCCTCCGCGAGCTTGAATACATGGAGTAA